The Coccidioides posadasii str. Silveira chromosome 3, complete sequence genome contains a region encoding:
- the ALG13 gene encoding N-acetylglucosaminyldiphosphodolichol N-acetylglucosaminyltransferase catalytic subunit alg13 (EggNog:ENOG410PRX7~COG:G~BUSCO:13617at33183): protein MNEVTDMHCQKKWKMDPAKYASSDPGSPVKLCFVTVGATASFNSLLREVLSPFFLGALRNEAYTHLLLQVGQLGYQVLDEFLQENGPDIKEKFGLTIEGFDYNVDGLKQEMMAVKANPALHRQEGMIVSHAGSGTILEAMRFGVPLVVVPNPELLHNHQVELAHQLSSAGYVLHGKLGSLASTVTETENFRTKLHAWPPVTSTEGNFGRGLAGVMEDELGFLD from the exons ATGAACGAGGTAACAGACATGCACTGCCAGAAGAAGTGGAAGATGGATCCTGCGAAATACGCCTCCAGTGACCCTGGATCGCCGGTGAAGCTCTGCTTTGTGACAGTCGGGGCCACGGCCTCCTTCAACTCGCTTCTTCGGGAGGTCTTGAGCCCTTTCTTCCTCGGCGCGCTGCGAAATGAAGCATATACCCATCTTCTCCTCCAGGTTGGCCAGCTAGGTTATCAGGTCCTTGATGAGTTCTTACAGGAAAACGGCCCGGATATCAAGGAGAAATTTGGCCTGACAATTGAAGGCTTCGACTACAACGTGGACGGCTTGAAGCAGGAGATGATGGCCGTCAAGGCTAATCCCGCACTCCATAGACAAGAAGGAATGATTGTGAGCCATGCAG GCTCCGGGACTATCCTAGAAGCAATGCGCTTTGGAGTCCCATTGGTCGTGGTCCCGAACCCCGAACTCTTGCACAACCATCAGGTTGAGCTCGCCCACCAGCTATCTTCCGCTGGGTATGTCTTGCACGGTAAATTGGG ATCTCTTGCCTCCACGGTTACAGAGACAGAAAATTTCCGTACTAAGCTCCATGCCTGGCCACCGGTCACTAGCACCGAAGGCAACTTCGGTAGAGGGTTAGCCGGGGTAATGGAAGATGAACTAGGATTTCTCGACTAA
- the RO4 gene encoding Actin-like protein (EggNog:ENOG410PHDF~COG:Z~BUSCO:7267at33183) — translation MAEATLHNAPIVLDNGSGTIRAGFAGEDLPKCYFPSFVGRPKHPRVLAGALEGDVFIGQRAQELRGLLKIRYPLEHGIVTDWDDMEKIWQWVYEGELKTLSEEHPVLLTEPPLNPRANRDTAAQILFEQFNIPALYTSIQAVLSLYASGRTTGIVLDSGDGVSHAVPVYEGFAMPSSIRRIDVAGRDVTEHLQLLLRKSGYVFHTSAEKEVVRMIKEKTSYVALDPKKEEKEWSTGVGKQDTKIQEYVLPDGHKLKVGVERFRAPEILFDPEIIGLEYPGVHQIVVDAINRTDMDLRKSLFANIVLSGGSTLCKGFGDRLLHEVQRLAVKDMRIKIFAPPERKYSTWIGGSILAGLSTFRKMWVSIDDWHENPDIIHQKFT, via the exons ATGGCCGAGGCAACCCTCCACAACGCTCCCATAGTCCTAGACAATGGCAGCGGCACTATACGCGCTGGTTTCGCGGGCGAAGACCTCCCCAAATGCTACTTCCCCTCCTTCGTCGGACGACCAAAACACCCACGAGTCCTCGCCGGCGCGCTAGAAGGCGACGTGTTTATCGGCCAACGAGCTCAAGAACTCCGCGGACTCCTGAAGATCAGATACCCGCTGGAGCATGGAATAGTTACAGATTGGGACGACATGGAGAAGATATGGCAGTGGGTGTATGAGGGGGAGCTAAAGACGCTCAGCGAAGAGCATCCGGTGCTGCTGACGGAGCCGCCGCTGAATCCGCGCGCGAACAGGGACACGGCGGCGCAGATTTTGTTCGAGCAGTTTAATATCCCGGCATTGTATACGAGTATTCAGGCGGTGTTGTCGTTGTACGCGTCTGGCCGGACGACCGGTATCGTGCTGGATTCTGGGGATGGGGTGTCGCACGCGGTGCCGGTTTATGAGGGCTTTGCGATGCCAAGCAGTATACGGAGGATCGATGTGGCCGGGAGAGATGTCACGGAGCATCTACAACTGTTGCTGAGGAAGAGTGGCTATGTGTTTCATACGAGTGCGGAGAAGGAGGTGGTGAGGATGATCAAGGAGAAGACATCATATGTGGCTTTGGATCCGAAGAAAGAGGAGAAGGAATGGTCCACTGGCGTAGGGAAACAGGATACAAAGATACAGGAATATGTTTTGCCAGATGGACACAAATTGAAG GTCGGCGTTGAACGATTCCGCGCGCCTGAAATTCTCTTCGACCCCGAGATAATTGGACTTGAGTATCCCGGCGTGCATCAAATCGTCGTCGACGCAATCAATCGCACAGACATGGACCTACGTAAATCCCTCTTCGCCAATATTGTTCTCTCCGGCGGTTCTACACTCTGCAAAGGGTTTGGAGACAGATTACTGCACGAGGTGCAAAGACTGGCAGTGAAAGACATGCGGATCAAGATATTCGCTCCACCGGAAAGGAAGTACAGCACGTGGATCGGGGGCAGTATCCTGGCGGGGCTGAGCACGTTTAGAAAA ATGTGGGTGAGCATTGACGACTGGCACGAGAACCCGGATATAATCCATCAAAAATTCACATAA
- a CDS encoding uncharacterized protein (EggNog:ENOG410PRUK~COG:S), with protein sequence MSPFRFVEPLPTASTTGRRQALYGARTAATNTAGLRTDTANGGSSRRISSSCHRQGCSSARNTPACHSSEFAIFSFDEELEYELRREKEAAPVFHVGRNGDANIFRDSQSNYTNSCNYSSNFPRKQSTTSSMSSSNQSTNLEKTTWMKRDTGSWRSSFNHLHS encoded by the coding sequence ATGTCCCCATTCCGCTTCGTTGAACCTCTCCCCACGGCTTCTACCACCGGTCGAAGACAGGCCCTCTACGGTGCAAGAACCGCAGCTACCAATACTGCTGGCCTTCGTACCGACACTGCCAACGGTGGTTCCTCAAGACGCATATCCTCTTCGTGCCACAGACAAGGCTGTTCCAGCGCCAGAAACACACCTGCGTGCCATAGCAGTGAATTTGCCATTTTCAGCTTCGATGAGGAATTGGAATATGAACTCAGGCGCGAGAAAGAGGCAGCTCCGGTCTTTCACGTTGGAAGGAATGGCGACGCAAATATCTTTCGAGACAGTCAATCCAATTACACGAATAGCTGCAACTACAGCAGTAATTTCCCTCGAAAGCAAAGTACAACTTCTAGTATGTCGTCAAGCAATCAGTCCACGAACTTGGAGAAGACGACGTGGATGAAGAGGGATACCGGCTCGTGGCGATCGAGTTTTAATCACCTTCATTCATAA
- a CDS encoding uncharacterized protein (EggNog:ENOG410Q13V~COG:A~BUSCO:17050at33183), with the protein MSVRKAHNAGRNHLRNVVEYYQQIGHEKAQSVIDSITSSYAAEGQATANPMLQQPGGLPPPPFGFPGRPGSIPPPPFGMPGAPGAPPPGMMPPPPGGRGMPFPPPPFPGAPPPTSGSGEFPPPPAMPGMIPPPGNLPFPPPPPGGSFVPPPNFQFPPPGAPGFPPPQMGGGPPGGPSPGPQAHSSLPSSASGSAPPPPGGAQGYPPPPSGGPPAGPPPRLGESK; encoded by the exons ATGAGCGTGCGGAAGGCTCACAATGCCGGCCGAAATCACTTAAGAAACGTGGTCGAATACTATCAGC AAATCGGCCACGAAAAAGCCCAGTCCGTCATTGACTCTATCACATCCTCTTACGCTGCAGAAGGCCAAGCTACCGCCAATCCCATGCTCCAGCAACCCGGTGGACTACCTCCGCCTCCTTTTGGATTTCCAG GTCGTCCTGGCTCAATACCACCACCACCGTTTGGAATGCCTGGCGCCCCAGGTGCCCCGCCACCTGGCATGATGCCCCCAC CCCCCGGCGGCCGAGGCATGCCCTTCCCACCACCTCCCTTCCCTGGCGCTCCACCACCCACCTCTGGCTCAGGCGAGTTCCCACCTCCACCTGCAATGCCCGGTATGATTCCGCCCCCTGGCAATCTTCCGTTCCCACCCCCACCGCCAGGCGGCTCATTTGTTCCACCACCAAACTTCCAATTCCCCCCACCTGGTGCACCGGGCTTCCCTCCGCCGCAAATGGGCGGAGGTCCACCGGGTGGACCAAGTCCTGGGCCTCAGGCTCATAGCTCACTACCAAGTAGTGCATCCGGCTCAGCACCACCCCCTCCCGGCGGAGCGCAAGGATATCCACCACCACCGAGCGGTGGCCCGCCAGCTGGTCCCCCGCCGAGATTGGGCGAGTCGAAATAG
- a CDS encoding uncharacterized protein (SECRETED:SignalP(1-22)~EggNog:ENOG410PHBS~COG:U~TransMembrane:7 (n3-14c22/23o329-355i383-403o409-431i472-493o499-521i528-548o560-589i)~BUSCO:3972at33183), giving the protein MRLLSLFSFFVAFLPFSPGAFAIKLIESKSLVPCQDNSNLTATLFNVLFTPHNNSLLVQMVGVSSISGNVTAQVELIAYGFTALKETLNPCDLDLGGLCPMTKGSIEIETNFVNLSPDVVSKVPGVAYGVPDLDLKVRIYVNSTAEKRSIACVEAALSNGKTVYHRTVAWIVAVIAGLGLVASAVTSGLGHSNTAAHVAANALSLFGFFQAQAMIGMSSVKLPPIVQSWTQNFQWSMGIIRVGFIQRLATWYQRATGGEPSTILQSLSTTSVQVQKRSVEYVHQLMAKAANELIKRTNRDEGVSENSATVSVRGIDRVGFRARIERTNIFMTGLIFFVVFVALVMGCVAGFKGACELLARSGRMKSDKFQDFRNGWRIVMRGILFRLTLIGFPQMCILCLWEMTHRDSAAEVVLAVVMILAMIASLGWAAWKVIRLAKKSVLMHKNPAYILYSDPSALNKWGFLYIQYRATAYYFVVPVLIYIFVKAMFIALTQPAPTVQAFALFFIELGVLVGVSILRPWMDKKTNIFNISIAAVNFFNVLLLLFFSEVFKQPGLVTGVMGVVFFIANAVFALILLLLVLIASIYAIVSKNPDTRYQPMRDDRGSFIKSQTQLTTELDALGATARGEGKRPFDDDVASFSGHSQTHSSSLHDGGSGIAVSQHSARQAPHSPVDTSVPLFPMSENHHQGFSPSNPPGQDNRGVYNDGGDFYGRTQNASPVPRGYATSPFNRSGSVNSNPNSYRMQNSASPWQRGAGYEH; this is encoded by the exons ATGAGGCTGTTGTCGTTATTTTCGTTCTTCGTCGCCTTCCTTCCCTTCTCCCCTGGTGCCTTCGCCATAAAATTAATCGAATCGAAATCACTTGTTCCTTGCCAGGACAACTCTAATCTCACTGCCACCTTGTTCAATGTCCTTTTTACCCCGCATAACAACTCCTTGCTGGTCCAGATGGTTGGCGTGTCCTCCATCTCAGGCAATGTGACAGCACAGGTGGAGTTGATTGCCTATGGATTCACGGCTCTGAAAGAGACCTTGAACCCTTGCGACCTCGATCTTGGCGGCCTGTGCCCAATGACCAAGGGCTCAATCGAGATCGAGACGAACTTCGTTAATCTTTCTCCCGATGTCGTCAGCAAAGTTCCAG GAGTCGCTTATGGCGTGCCTGACCTAGATCTTAAAGTACGAATTTATGTAAACTCCACGGCTGAGAAGAGAAGTATCGCGTGTGTTGAAGCTGCCCTGTCCAACGGAAAGACTGTCTACCACCGAACCGTAGCCTGGATTGTTGCTGTAATAGCAGGTTTGGGCTTGGTTGCGTCCGCCGTTACATCCGGTCTGGGGCATTCCAACACCGCTGCCCATGTCGCCGCCAATGCGCTTTCGCTCTTTGGCTTCTTCCAGGCACAGGCCATGATTGGGATGTCCAGTGTAAAGCTACCTCCAATTGTGCAGTCTTGGACGCAGAACTTCCAGTGGAGTATGGGTATTATCCGTGTTGGATTTATCCAGAGACTTGCGACATGGTATCAACGTGCAACCGGCGGAGAACCATCAACGATTCTGCAGTCGCTCTCAACCACATCAGTCCAGGTGCAGAAACGATCAGTTGAATATGTCCATCAGCTAATGGCTAAGGCTGCTAATGAGCTGATAAAACGCACTAACAGAGATGAGGGTGTTAGTGAGAACAGCGCGACAGTCAGTGTCCGAGGCATAGATCGAGTTGGATTCCGTGCTCGCATTGAGCGTACCAACATTTTCATGACAGGCCTGATCTTTTTTGTCGTGTTTGTCGCCTTGGTGATGGGCTGTGTTGCTGGATTCAAAGGCGCCTGCGAATTGCTTGCGAGATCCGGCAGAATGAAGAGCGACAAATTCCAGGACTTCCGGAACGGCTGGAGAATTGTGATGCGAGGCATCTTGTTCCGACTG ACATTGATTGGCTTCCCTCAGATGTGCATTCTTTGCTTGTGGGAGATGACTCACAGGGATTCTGCTGCTGAAGTCGTTCTCGCTGTTGTGATGATCCTCGCTATGATCGCTTCATTGGGCTGGGCAGCGTGGAAAGTTATTCGCCTTGCAAAGAAGTCAGTTCTTATGCACAAGAATCCTGCCTATATTCTCTATTCCGATCCCTCTGCGCTCAACAAATGGGGATTCCTCTACATACAATACCGGGCTACAGCATACTACTTTGTTGTTCCAGTTTTGATCTACATATTTGTCAAGGCTATGTTTATTGCCTTGACTCAGCCCGCCCCCACGGTGCAGGCTTTTGCGTTATTCTTTATCGAACTGGGAGTCCTTGTCGGGGTTTCCATTTTGCGACCTTGGATggacaagaagacaaatatCTTTAACATTTCTATCGCTGCTGTTAACTTCTTTAATGTCCTTCtattgcttttcttctcgGAAGTATTCAAGCAGCCA GGCCTTGTCACTGGTGTTATGGGTGTTGTGTTCTTCATTGCCAATGCTGTATTTGCCCTCATCCTGCTCTTACTTGTCCTTATCGCCTCTATTTACGCCATCGTATCCAAAAACCCGGATACCCGCTATCAACCCATGAGAGACGATCGTGGCTCCTTTATTAAATCTCAAACCCAACTTACTACCGAACTCGACGCCCTTGGTGCGACAGCACGGGGCGAGGGGAAAAGGCCTTTCGATGACGATGTAGCGTCATTTTCGGGCCATTCCCAGACTCATTCTAGCTCCCTACATGATGGCGGGTCCGGTATCGCCGTATCACAACACAGTGCACGGCAGGCACCTCACTCTCCAGTTGATACATCAGTCCCGCTCTTCCCAATGAGTGAAAACCACCACCAAGGTTTCTCTCCTTCTAACCCACCTGGTCAAGACAACCGTGGAGTGTACAACGATGGCGGGGACTTTTACGGACGAACTCAAAACGCATCCCCTGTCCCAAGGGGGTACGCTACATCGCCCTTCAACCGGAGTGGCTCTGTGAACTCCAATCCAAATAGTTACCGGATGCAGAATAGTGCGAGTCCGTGGCAGAGAGGTGCAGGCTATGAACACTAA
- the HAS1 gene encoding ATP-dependent RNA helicase (EggNog:ENOG410PH4U~COG:A~BUSCO:4462at33183) — MPVTMETSKEHSKKRKRKHGGSGNTALTSANAAKSLVKTTLSSKGEASAEKQEMKKRKTEHPSLMEDRVSENIVDEPEEVVEEDSEASQPPVERDDEQKSESEQQPELPSLNALSLPQAENEPQKFTELNLSEKTLKAIQEMGFETMTEIQRRGIPPLMAGRDVLGAAKTGSGKTLSFLIPAVEMLSALRFKPRNGTGVIVVSPTRELALQIFGVARELMAHHSQTYGIVIGGANRRAEAEKLTKGVNLLIATPGRLLDHLQNTEGFVFKNLKALVIDEADRILEVGFEDEMRQIVKILPSEDRQTMLFSATQTTKVEDLARISLRPGPLYINVDHRKEHSTVEGLEQGYVICDSDKRFLLLFSFLKRNLKKKIIVFFSSCNCVKYHAELLNYIDLPVLDLHGKQKQQKRTNTFFEFCNAKQGTLICTDVAARGLDIPAVDWIIQFDPPDDPRDYIHRVGRTARGANGKGRSLMFLQPSEVGFLKHLKDARVPVVEFEFPAKKIVNVQSQLEKLIGQNYYLNKSAKDGYRSYLQAYASHSLRSVFDVNKLDLVKVAKGFGFPTPPRVDITLGASMSRDKKQTSRRNYGSQPRHAPKFKRKTSDD, encoded by the exons ATGCCCGTTACAATGGAGACATCCAAAGAACAttccaaaaagagaaagagaaagcacGGGGGCAGCGGAAACACCGCCCTGACAAGTGCCAATGCCGCAAAATCGCTCGTGAAAACCACACTATCCTCGAAGGGAGAAGCTTCCGCCGAAAAACAGGAGATGAAAAAGCGCAAGACGGAGCATCCATCTCTCATGGAGGACAGAGTATCAGAGAATATTGTCGATGAACCTGAAGAAGTCGTCGAGGAGGACAGCGAGGCGTCCCAACCTCCCGTCGAACGAGATGATGAGCAAAAATCGGAATCTGAACAACAACCGGAATTACCATCTTTGAATGCTCTTTCTTTGCCTCAGGCCGAAAATGAACCTCAGAAATTTACCGAGCTTAACCTTTCGGAGAAAACGCTGAAAGCGATACAGGAAATGGGTTTCGAGACAATGACCGAAATTCAGCGGAGGGGAATACCACCTTTGATGGCCGGCAGGGACGTTTTAGGAGCAGCAAAGACAGGCTCGGGGAAGACACTGTCATTTTTGATTCCCGCTGTGGAAATGCTGAGTGCTTTGCGCTTTAAACCGAGGAATG GAACTGGTGTTATTGTGGTATCCCCAACCCGTGAACTAGCACTACAAATTTTTGGTGTTGCACGGGAACTCATGGCACACCATTCGCAAACATATGGCATTGTTATCGGTGGTGCTAATCGAAGAGCAGAAGCAGAAAAGCTAACAAAGGGAGTAAATCTGCTCATTGCCACACCCGGACGCCTGCTCGATCACTTGCAGAACACCGAAGGATTTGTGTTCAAAAATCTAAAGGCCCTAGTCATCGACGAGGCAGATCGGATCCTGGAGGTCGGGTTCGAGGATGAAATGAGACAAATTGTAAAGATCCTTCCTTCTGAGGACAGACAGACAATGCTCTTCTCCGCGACCCAAACGACAAAGGTTGAGGATCTTGCGCGTATTTCCTTGCGACCCGGTCCGCTATACATCAACGTCGATCACCGCAAAGAGCACAGCACTGTTGAGGGCCTAGAGCAGGGTTATGTCATCTGCGATTCTGATAAACGCTTCCtcctccttttctccttccTCAAAAGAAAcctcaagaagaagatcatcGTCTTCTTCTCCAGTTGCAACTGCGTCAAATACCACGCTGAACTCCTGAATTACATCGACCTCCCTGTTCTTGATCTTCATGGAAAGCAAAAACAGCAGAAGCGAACAAACACATTTTTCGAGTTCTGTAACGCGAAGCAAGGAACTTTGATTTGTACTGATGTTGCCGCCAGAGGCTTAGAT ATTCCGGCCGTTGATTGGATCATCCAGTTCGATCCGCCGGATGATCCCAGAGACTACATCCACCGTGTGGGCCGCACAGCGCGTGGCGCTAATGGGAAGGGACGCAGCTTGATGTTCTTACAGCCTTCGGAGGTCGGCTTCCTCAAGCACCTCAAAGACGCCCGTGTTCCAGTTGTGGAGTTCGAATTCCCAGCCAAAAAGATTGTCAACGTACAATCTCAGCTTGAGAAGCTGATCGGACAGAATTACTACCTAAACAAG TCCGCTAAAGACGGCTACAGATCCTACCTTCAAGCTTACGCATCACACTCACTGCGTTCCGTCTTCGATGTGAACAAACTCGATCTCGTCAAAGTCGCTAAGGGCTTTGGGTTTCCTACACCACCAAGAGTAGATATTACTCTCGGTGCAAGTATGAGTCGTGATAAGAAACAGACCAGTCGCCGGAATTATGGAAGTCAGCCAAGGCATGCACCAAAGTTCAAGAGAAAGACCAGTGATGATTAG